Sequence from the Deinococcus aquaedulcis genome:
GGCAGGCCGTAGAAGATGCTGCCGTCGTCCATGCGTTCCTCGACCAGCAGCAGTTTGCCCTCGTGAACGAGGTAGACGTGGGCGGCCCGCTTGACCGGCAGGGTACGGGACAGGTGACTCATGAGGGAGGCAGTCTAGCGCAGCCTCAGTCGCTCGCTGTTGATCTTGAGATCAACCGAGCGGAAGAGGTGCGTCGCAGTGCGAGAAGCGAAAAAAGCGCCTTGCCCCGAGAATAGAAACGTTTCTGCGATTCATGGGAGGGACGAGGCCCTTAGCTGGGCCCCAGCAGCGCGAGCAGGTCGTCTGGCAGCCGGGCGGGGCGGTAGGTGTGATCGGTGGCGATGTGGCGGGTTTCGCCGGTCGCCAGCAGCTCGCCCGCCCGGCGGACCTCGTAGCTGAAGGTCAGCGTGCGCGACCGCACCGCGCTGAGGGTCGCGTGAATCTGCAGTTCGTCGTCGTAGCGGGCGGCGCGGCGGTATTCCACGTTCAGACCCGAGAGCATCAGGTAATAGCCGCGCGCTTCCACCTCGCGGTACGGCAGGCCCAGGGCGTGCATGGCGTCGGTACGGGCCACCTCGAACCACACCGGATAGGTGGCGTGGTGCGCCACCCCCATGGCGTCGGTTTCGGCGTAGCGCACCCGCAGCACCGAAACAAAGGTGCGGCTCACCAACGGTCCCCGGCGGCATGGAACTCCAGCGTGGGCGTGCGGCGCATGCGTACGTGCTCGGCCACCTGCCGCTGCAGGTGCCCCCGGGCGCCGCGCAGGGCGTCAAGCAGCTCGTCCATGTCGCCGGACATGGCACTCACGTACACCCGCGCCAGCCCGTAATCGGGCGTGACCGTCACGCGCTCCACGGTCACGATCATGGGCACGCGGGGATCGCGCAGCCCGGCAATCGCGTCACTCAGCACCCGCGTCAGTTGTGCCTGCACCTGCTCCGGCTTCATGCCGCCCCCCAGACCAACCGACTGTTCAAGCCCTGCATCCCCGCATGGTACGGCATGGCGGATAGCCTGGGGGCGTGCGGACCATTGACCTGACCACATGGCCCCGGCGGGCCCACTACGAGTTTTTCCGACAGCACAGTCAGCCGCACTTCAGCGTGACGGCCCCAGTGGACGTGACCCGCTTCCG
This genomic interval carries:
- a CDS encoding acyl-CoA thioesterase; amino-acid sequence: MSRTFVSVLRVRYAETDAMGVAHHATYPVWFEVARTDAMHALGLPYREVEARGYYLMLSGLNVEYRRAARYDDELQIHATLSAVRSRTLTFSYEVRRAGELLATGETRHIATDHTYRPARLPDDLLALLGPS
- a CDS encoding ribosome-binding factor A, with product MKPEQVQAQLTRVLSDAIAGLRDPRVPMIVTVERVTVTPDYGLARVYVSAMSGDMDELLDALRGARGHLQRQVAEHVRMRRTPTLEFHAAGDRW